The nucleotide window CCTTTTATCCTTAGATAATGGGCGGGTTTCCATAACCAGCACCTTATCGCCAACAGCGCATTCATTTTTCTCATCGTGTGCTTTGAGTTTATAAGTTCTCTTTACAATTTTCTTATAAAGAGGATGTTGAACTCTATTCTCAATGGCTACAACAATGGTTTTATCCATTTTGTCACTAACCACTTTCCCAATTCTGGTCTTTCTATCAGCTCTTTCGCTCATCGCTTATTCCCTCCTTACTGCGCATTCTTAAGTTCATTTTCTTTAAGAACCGTAAGAATTCTCGCAATGGATTTCCTTACATCAACAATCCTTTGAGGATTGTCTAATTGCTTTATTGCGTTTTGAAATCTTAAGTTCATAAGCTCGCTTTTAAGATCCTTCAGCTTAGCATTTATCTCATCTGGGGTCAAATCCCTGATTTCCTTGATGTTCATTATGCCTCACCTTCCGTTTCTTCTTCGCGCTTAATAAATTTGCACTTAATCGGTAATTTATGAGCCGCAAGACGCATAGCCTCACGTGCTGACTCTTCGCTCACGCCGCTCATTTCAAAAAGAAT belongs to Bacillota bacterium and includes:
- the rpmC gene encoding 50S ribosomal protein L29, which gives rise to MNIKEIRDLTPDEINAKLKDLKSELMNLRFQNAIKQLDNPQRIVDVRKSIARILTVLKENELKNAQ
- the rpsQ gene encoding 30S ribosomal protein S17, with product MSERADRKTRIGKVVSDKMDKTIVVAIENRVQHPLYKKIVKRTYKLKAHDEKNECAVGDKVLVMETRPLSKDKRWRLVSIIEKAK